Proteins encoded by one window of Bactrocera oleae isolate idBacOlea1 chromosome 4, idBacOlea1, whole genome shotgun sequence:
- the LOC106617870 gene encoding proton-coupled amino acid transporter-like protein CG1139: MTDNVISTHSPNENTTSVLTLNNFSSRTYLTEKKQLGDDYNPKDYRDQVKGQSSVGAFMHLLKGSLGFGILSMPMAFYNGGLLFSMIATLIVGFLCAHCVHILVKTSQDICRNNKIAALSFSETTEKVFEGGPKCLRAWSVFAKRFVDGGLMATYFAAACVYMVFIATSFHDVINYDSGLNWDVRIYIAFTVIPCLLIGQIRNLKWLVPFSALANILIVVTFGIVLYYLFREPLVFSDKPLVARIEQIPLYFATAIFAMEGIGSVMPIENAMQKPQQFLGCPGVLNTAMILVTIFYSVIGFLGYARFGSEVRGSITLNLVEGTPLADIAKLLIAVASLFAYGLVFYVPMDTLWKNVSHKINEKNHNIAQILIRTVIILISGVVATVIPNLEPFISLVGAIFLSLLGFLVPSVCETVYLWPNRLGFWKWKLFKNFLLSTFALCALIAGSVASINEIIKIYR, translated from the exons ATGACGGACAACGTAATTTCAACACACTCGCCCAATGAAAACACAACTTCTGTATTAACGCTGAATAACTTCAGTTCAAG AACTTACCTTACTGAGAAGAAACAGCTTGGTGATGACTATAATCCAAAGGATTATCGCGACCAAGTTAAAGGTCAATCCTCAGTTGGCGCTTTTATGCATTTGCTTAAAGGCTCATTAGGTTTTGGCATTCTCTCCATGCCGATGGCTTTCTACAATGGTGGCTTACTATTCAGTATGATTGCTACGCTGATAGTGGGCTTTCTTTGTGCGCATTGTGTACATATTTTG GTCAAAACCTCACAAGATATTTGCCGAAACAATAAGATCGCTGCGCTAAGTTTTTCTGAAACCACCGAGAAGGTCTTCGAAGGTGGTCCAAAATGCCTGCGCGCCTGGTCAGTCTTTGCAAA ACGTTTCGTAGATGGCGGACTGATGGCGACCTATTTTGCGGCCGCTTGCGTTTACATGGTGTTTATTGCCACATCATTTCACGATGTGATCAACTATGATAGCGGCCTGAACTGGGATGTGCGCATTTATATTGCATTCACCGTGATACCTTGCCTATTAATTGGCCAAATAAGGAATTTGAAATGGCTAGTGCCCTTCTCAGCTCTTGCGAATATACTCATTGTGGTCACATTCGGCATTGTGTTGTACTATTTGTTCAGAGAGCCATTGGTGTTCTCAGACAAACCGCTGGTTGCCAGGATCGAACAGATACCACTCTACTTTGCCACAGCCATTTTTGCCATGGAAGGTATTGGTTCAGTTATGCCAATTGAGAACGCTATGCAGAAGCCGCAACAGTTCCTTGGCTGTCCAGGCGTACTCAATACCGCTATGATACTTGTGACGATATTTTATTCGGTCATCGGTTTCTTAGGATATGCACGTTTTGGCAGTGAAGTGCGCGGCAGTATCACATTGAATTTAGTGGAGGGCACACC TTTGGCTGACATTGCGAAACTGCTCATCGCTGTAGCTTCTCTCTTTGCTTATGGTTTGGTATTCTATGTACCGATGGACACGCTTTGGAAAAATGTTAGTCATAAAATCAACGAAAAGAATCACAACATCGCACAAATACTAATACGCACGGTCATTATACTGATTAGTGGCGTTGTGGCCACAGTCATACCCAATCTGGAACCATTCATCAGCCTCGTGGGCGCCATCTTTCTCTCATTACTTG gCTTTTTGGTGCCAAGCGTTTGTGAGACAGTTTATTTGTGGCCCAACCGCTTGGGCTTCTGGAAATGGAagctgtttaaaaattttcttttaagtacATTTGCGTTATGCGCTCTCATTGCTGGCTCAGTAGCgagtataaatgaaattattaaaatatatcgcTAA